A single genomic interval of Corylus avellana chromosome ca10, CavTom2PMs-1.0 harbors:
- the LOC132163396 gene encoding protein GRAVITROPIC IN THE LIGHT 1, which produces MASKVSNFSDLIQRVAASCLLHPLAAGRHDSGGNRSGDEDEEYESDDQEDEEEEGSEEEEEKERCRAWEGTKEEVRVERVVEMERLMSEVFDAVSAMKRAYVGLQESHCPWDPEKMRVADVAVVAELRRLGVLRERFRRRMRRGCGGGAFVARRKRVSGGVAVREVVAPYESAVDELKREVKARESEVESLKEKLRNVAVSSLGPSGTNGKKGSAGSNQSRRKLSSSTIQGQACPAPELFEATMRQVKEASKSFTSLLLSLMRSARWDISAAVRSIEAAADTVPATTTTSSSLVIAPHHAKYALESYVSRKLFQGFDHETFYMDGSLSSLLNPDQFRRDCFTQYRDMKAMDPTELLGILPTCHFGKFCSKKYLSIVHSKMEESLFGDSDQRRQVLAGNHPRSQFYGEFLVLAKAVWLLHLLAFSLDPAPSQFEASRGAEFHPQYMESVVRFPGGRVPSGQVVGFPVSPGFKLGNGSVIKARVLLISRT; this is translated from the exons ATGGCTAGCAAGGTGTCGAATTTCTCGGATCTGATCCAGCGAGTAGCGGCCTCATGCTTGCTGCACCCGCTCGCGGCCGGGCGGCACGATTCCGGCGGGAATCGATCCGGAGACGAGGACGAAGAGTACGAGTCCGATGATCaggaagacgaagaagaagagggaagcgaagaggaagaggaaaaggaaaggTGTAGGGCTTGGGAGGGAACAAAGGAGGAGGTGCGAGTAGAGAGAGTGGTGGAGATGGAGAGGCTGATGAGCGAGGTGTTCGACGCCGTTTCAGCGATGAAAAGGGCCTACGTGGGCCTACAAGAATCGCATTGCCCGTGGGACCCGGAGAAGATGAGGGTGGCTGACGTAGCGGTGGTGGCGGAGCTGAGGCGGCTCGGGGTGTTGAGGGAGAGATTTAGGAGGAGGATGAGGAGGGGTTGTGGCGGCGGCGCGTTTGTTGCACGGAGGAAGAGGGTGAGTGGTGGCGTGGCAGTGAGGGAAGTGGTGGCGCCGTACGAGTCGGCGGTGGATGAGCTGAAGAGGGAGGTGAAGGCGCGGGAATCGGAGGTTGAGAGTCTCAAGGAGAAGCTTAGGAACGTCGCCGTTTCAAGCCTGGGCCCTAGTGGGACCAATGGGAAGAAGGGAAGCGCTGGGTCGAACCAGTCAAGGCGGAAGCTCAGCAGCAGTACTATACAAGGCCAAG CATGCCCAGCACCAGAGCTGTTTGAAGCGACAATGAGGCAGGTGAAAGAGGCATCCAAGTCCTTCACatccctcctcctctccctcaTGCGCTCTGCCCGCTGGGACATATCTGCCGCCGTGCGTTCCATCGAAGCCGCCGCCGACACTGTTCcggccaccaccaccacctcctcctccttaGTCATTGCACCCCACCACGCAAAATACGCTCTCGAATCCTACGTTTCACGCAAACTCTTCCAAGGCTTCGACCACGAGACCTTCTACATGGACGGCAGCCTCTCCTCCCTCCTCAACCCCGACCAGTTCCGCCGCGACTGCTTCACCCAGTACCGCGACATGAAGGCCATGGACCCCACCGAGCTTCTCGGAATCTTACCCACCTGCCACTTCGGCAAGTTCTGCTCCAAGAAGTACCTCTCCATCGTCCACTCCAAGATGGAGGAGTCGTTGTTCGGAGACTCGGATCAGCGGCGCCAGGTCTTGGCCGGAAACCACCCCAGGAGTCAGTTTTACGGCGAGTTTTTGGTGCTTGCCAAGGCTGTGTGGCTGCTTCACTTGCTGGCCTTCTCGCTCGACCCGGCACCTAGTCAGTTCGAGGCCAGCCGTGGGGCTGAGTTTCATCCACAGTATATGGAGAGTGTTGTTAGGTTTCCGGGTGGGCGGGTGCCTTCGGGTCAGGTCGTCGGATTCCCGGTTAGCCCCGGATTCAAGCTTGGCAATGGGTCGGTTATCAAGGCTAGGGTGCTCCTCATATCCAGGACATGA
- the LOC132162736 gene encoding uncharacterized protein LOC132162736, whose amino-acid sequence MECCGRPNRSDIHLSAEDEAKLEEKAREYFDENAPKRHTKPQRSEYSSKYVDVLSNNKESNDDIPELVEFQRLETDDPQKLVYNGREVREEFVETEYYKDLNCVDKHHHTTGTGFIKMEDADGKCFHLEPDSDTSCHASCHCNPATNDWIPAGDNMVTHASDKPNRSDN is encoded by the exons atggagtgtTGTGGGAGGCCTAACAGAAGCGACATTCATTTGTCGGCGGAGGACGAGGCAAAGCTGGAGGAAAAGGCAAGAGAGTATTTTGATGAAAATGCTCCCAAGCGCCACACTAAGCCTCAGCGTAGTGAATATTCTTCTAAATACGTCGACGTTCTGTCCAATAACAAGGAAAGCAACGACGATATTCCTGAGCTCGTTGAGTTCCAACGTCTGGAAACTGATGATCCCCAG AAGCTGGTCTACAATGGAAGAGAAGTGAGAGAGGAATTTGTGGAGACAGAGTATTACAAGGATCTCAACTGTGTCGATAAGCATCATCACACG ACAGGAACAGGGTTCATCAAAATGGAGGACGCTGATGGCAAATGCTTCCATCTAGAACCTGATTCTGACACCAGCTGCCACGCCTCTTGCCATTGTAACCCAGCGACAAACGACTGGATTCCGGCTGGTGATAATATG GTAACTCATGCTTCAGACAAGCCAAACAGGAGCGACAATTGA